The Bradyrhizobium sp. WBAH42 genome includes a window with the following:
- a CDS encoding EAL domain-containing protein: MRLLRPSLPFAALVLASMLAFGLAGHFAAEAVIRHQQAHQLNELTEVVLRRSELAVDFAAGSLDELARRNFASCEPAALQAIRLHVYQRSAIKDVRLVKPNGSVICSAYSETLEFDKGWVDRRDMLPSRDKTLSLFRVEQFGGDALGVLRDVDGSSALVAIVGINASLFDIMPAELRAHSQVILALSNGEKLGEFQTDAGKSLPAPISFERTSARLPLHATIQLEHAVLSSWNNEAYWPTLAVALGLGAIFGILLARSRRMEGPVADLDRALTAGEFKPYYQPIFDLRTGRIKGCEILVRWLRRDGSVIPPMNFIPLAESSGRIQAMTWQILGSALTELRPLLRADKNFKLSLNVVPKHLLSAGFVETLRRTVLTARISARQIVVEITERDELDDLARAASVVAELRDRGFRVAIDDVGVGHSGLSRLKGLGADTIKIDKFFVDTITVDASTTTIVEMLVALAKDLNMSVVAEGIETEEQLRALLASGVEEGQGYLVAPPLPAAKFNELLESRRVAQSGAATSGTTALVA; this comes from the coding sequence ATGAGATTGCTGCGACCAAGCCTTCCGTTTGCGGCGCTCGTGCTTGCGAGCATGTTGGCGTTTGGGCTGGCGGGCCATTTCGCCGCGGAGGCCGTCATCCGCCATCAACAGGCGCATCAGCTCAACGAGCTGACCGAGGTCGTTCTGCGCCGATCGGAGCTTGCCGTCGATTTTGCCGCGGGCAGCCTGGACGAACTCGCGCGGCGCAATTTCGCCAGCTGCGAGCCGGCGGCGCTGCAAGCCATCCGTCTGCACGTCTACCAGCGCTCGGCGATCAAGGACGTCCGCCTGGTCAAGCCGAACGGCTCGGTGATCTGCTCGGCCTATTCCGAGACGCTCGAATTCGACAAGGGATGGGTGGACCGCCGCGACATGCTGCCTTCGCGCGACAAGACACTTTCGCTGTTCCGCGTCGAGCAGTTCGGCGGCGACGCCTTGGGCGTGCTCAGGGACGTCGATGGCAGCTCCGCTCTGGTCGCCATTGTCGGCATCAATGCCAGCCTGTTCGATATCATGCCGGCCGAGCTGCGCGCGCACAGCCAGGTGATCCTCGCCTTGAGCAATGGCGAGAAGCTCGGCGAATTCCAGACCGACGCCGGCAAGTCTCTGCCGGCGCCGATCAGCTTCGAGCGGACGTCCGCTCGGCTTCCGCTTCATGCCACGATCCAGCTCGAGCACGCGGTGCTGTCGAGCTGGAATAACGAGGCCTATTGGCCCACGCTCGCAGTGGCCCTCGGACTTGGCGCGATCTTCGGTATTCTGCTGGCACGCAGCCGTCGCATGGAGGGGCCAGTCGCCGATCTCGACCGGGCGCTGACGGCCGGCGAATTCAAGCCATATTACCAACCCATCTTCGACCTCCGGACCGGTCGGATCAAGGGTTGCGAGATTCTGGTTCGCTGGCTGCGCCGCGATGGCTCGGTCATCCCGCCGATGAATTTCATTCCGCTCGCCGAATCCAGCGGGCGCATCCAGGCGATGACCTGGCAGATCCTGGGATCGGCGCTCACCGAGCTCAGGCCATTGCTCAGGGCCGACAAGAATTTCAAGCTGTCGCTGAACGTCGTGCCCAAGCACCTCCTGAGTGCGGGCTTCGTCGAAACGCTGCGGCGCACGGTTCTGACCGCACGCATCTCCGCGCGCCAGATCGTGGTCGAGATCACCGAGCGCGACGAATTGGACGATCTTGCGCGCGCCGCTTCGGTCGTGGCCGAGCTGCGGGACCGCGGCTTCCGCGTCGCCATCGACGACGTCGGCGTCGGCCATAGCGGACTGTCGCGGCTGAAGGGCCTCGGCGCCGATACGATCAAGATCGACAAGTTCTTCGTGGACACGATCACGGTGGACGCATCGACGACCACGATCGTGGAAATGCTGGTGGCGCTCGCGAAAGACCTCAATATGAGCGTGGTCGCGGAAGGCATCGAGACCGAGGAGCAGCTGCGCGCATTGCTCGCCTCCGGCGTCGAGGAAGGCCAAGGCTATCTGGTTGCGCCGCCCCTGCCCGCCGCAAAATTCAATGAGCTCCTCGAGTCGCGCCGGGTTGCGCAGTCGGGCGCGGCGACATCCGGTACGACGGCTTTGGTGGCCTGA
- a CDS encoding VanZ family protein has product MRRSHLITAASICLALIVYATLAKLSGRPALLGHHEAYWVVVIERFSAYGLLGFLLSFLLPGRFSLACSLVIAVAMGLELMQAFIPDRDPGFLDVLQKAAGGTVGVMLAQMILAFLPRPPS; this is encoded by the coding sequence ATGCGCAGGAGCCACCTCATAACAGCCGCGAGCATCTGTCTGGCGCTGATCGTCTATGCCACGCTGGCGAAGCTGTCGGGACGGCCCGCGCTGTTGGGACACCACGAGGCCTATTGGGTCGTCGTGATCGAGCGCTTCAGCGCCTATGGCCTGCTCGGCTTCCTGCTGTCGTTCCTGCTGCCGGGACGGTTCAGCCTGGCATGCTCGCTCGTCATCGCGGTCGCCATGGGGCTGGAGCTGATGCAAGCGTTCATACCCGACCGCGATCCAGGCTTTCTCGACGTGCTGCAGAAGGCGGCAGGAGGCACCGTGGGCGTCATGCTCGCACAGATGATCCTGGCGTTCCTGCCCAGACCACCGTCCTGA
- a CDS encoding CHRD domain-containing protein — translation MSKAVCRRSVALLGALALVGGVSATSGTAGAEVVKLQAELKGSNEVPPNSSTGSGKAEASYDTETKVLTYVVTFTGLTGPAMGAHFHGPGEAGKNAGIALPFKTAQSPIQGSATLTDAQAADLLGGKWYANIHTAANPGGELRGQMMK, via the coding sequence ATGAGCAAAGCCGTGTGTCGACGGTCCGTGGCACTGTTGGGAGCGCTGGCGCTGGTCGGAGGCGTCAGCGCGACGAGCGGAACGGCCGGTGCGGAGGTCGTGAAGCTGCAAGCGGAACTCAAGGGAAGCAACGAGGTGCCGCCGAACAGCTCGACCGGATCGGGCAAGGCGGAGGCAAGCTACGACACTGAAACGAAGGTCCTGACCTACGTCGTCACCTTTACCGGGCTGACGGGACCGGCGATGGGAGCGCATTTTCACGGTCCCGGCGAGGCCGGAAAGAATGCCGGCATCGCCCTGCCGTTCAAGACGGCGCAAAGCCCGATCCAAGGCAGCGCCACCCTCACCGACGCGCAGGCGGCAGATCTGTTGGGCGGAAAATGGTACGCGAACATTCACACCGCCGCGAACCCAGGCGGTGAGTTGCGCGGTCAGATGATGAAGTGA